A genomic stretch from Photobacterium atrarenae includes:
- a CDS encoding retropepsin-like aspartic protease has protein sequence MSIRKLLAALPILLISSHGMAADSAQINTSQDAMTIQSETVKIEQFAEIYALMKRAEFDAAEQALAKRYQQDKQVLPLWVSLLTELERFEKLRELVAQGILKPGDDSAVLAQLYRNQPAPALEYVAEQGEIPLESHFLVTLPRAEVQIDGKTFYFVLDTGASTNVITQRVADKLGIVAEPKHQVSIDTATDNEVFAQLAILPSFRLGPTALHHQAAVIVENEALEQRLLGISWYQLDGIIGWPVLKKMNLTFNFADKSLLIQQPVKKTGQPTNLVWLFDDPMVLTQSAEKGDLLWFLDTGAMRSQVTERYLTRHAINDLDWKSKQFSGLGGKGKEEKTASLDAVEFVFPSATVMVEDIEVRVEHEDCKHSLCDGRIGVDTAKKRIMNIDFYNGRFDVRDIE, from the coding sequence GTGTCGATACGAAAATTACTGGCAGCACTCCCGATCCTGTTGATCAGCAGCCATGGGATGGCTGCTGATTCTGCTCAGATAAACACAAGCCAGGACGCCATGACGATTCAATCTGAGACGGTGAAAATAGAGCAATTTGCTGAGATTTATGCGCTAATGAAACGTGCTGAGTTTGACGCGGCTGAGCAGGCGCTCGCGAAGCGTTATCAGCAGGATAAACAAGTGTTGCCGTTGTGGGTGTCATTGCTGACCGAGCTGGAACGTTTCGAGAAGTTGCGGGAGCTGGTCGCGCAGGGGATCCTTAAGCCCGGTGACGACAGCGCGGTATTGGCTCAGCTCTATCGCAACCAACCTGCACCGGCACTAGAATATGTGGCTGAGCAAGGAGAGATCCCGCTAGAGAGCCACTTCCTGGTGACGCTACCGCGCGCGGAAGTACAGATTGACGGCAAGACATTTTATTTTGTGCTGGATACGGGGGCGTCAACCAATGTGATCACTCAGCGGGTGGCAGATAAGCTGGGGATCGTCGCCGAGCCGAAGCACCAGGTCTCAATTGATACCGCAACCGATAACGAAGTGTTTGCCCAACTGGCGATTCTGCCGTCTTTCCGGCTGGGGCCGACAGCGCTGCATCATCAGGCTGCGGTGATTGTCGAGAATGAAGCGCTTGAGCAGCGGTTACTGGGAATCAGCTGGTATCAGCTCGATGGTATTATCGGCTGGCCGGTGCTGAAGAAAATGAACCTGACGTTTAATTTTGCCGACAAGTCACTGCTGATCCAGCAGCCGGTCAAAAAAACAGGTCAACCAACCAATTTGGTGTGGCTGTTTGATGATCCTATGGTGCTGACCCAGTCGGCGGAAAAAGGCGACTTGCTGTGGTTTTTAGATACCGGAGCGATGCGTAGCCAGGTGACGGAGCGATACTTGACCCGCCATGCGATAAATGATCTGGATTGGAAGTCTAAACAGTTTTCCGGGTTGGGTGGCAAAGGCAAGGAAGAGAAAACCGCCAGTCTGGATGCTGTCGAATTTGTTTTCCCATCGGCCACGGTCATGGTGGAAGATATTGAGGTCCGGGTGGAGCATGAAGACTGTAAACACAGCCTGTGCGACGGCCGGATTGGGGTCGACACGGCGAAAAAGCGGATTATGAATATCGATTTCTACAACGGCCGCTTTGATGTCCGGGATATCGAGTAA
- a CDS encoding MerR family transcriptional regulator produces the protein MYIGAVAKQTGLSVKAIRLYEKKGLIQPPARHGRYRVYRAQDVEALKLIVEAKSLGVTLARLKDVIVYHDGELDWQRIGLFLTEVKQSLELEKQALEAKIAQAAQCLQSLHSCPKMLDSAL, from the coding sequence ATGTATATTGGAGCCGTCGCCAAACAAACGGGGCTTTCCGTCAAAGCGATTCGTCTGTATGAGAAAAAAGGGCTGATCCAGCCTCCGGCGAGGCACGGCCGCTACCGGGTCTACCGCGCCCAGGATGTTGAAGCCCTGAAACTGATTGTTGAGGCGAAATCACTGGGAGTGACGTTAGCCCGGCTCAAAGATGTGATTGTTTATCATGATGGTGAACTCGACTGGCAGCGAATCGGCTTGTTTCTGACTGAGGTCAAGCAATCCCTTGAGCTGGAAAAGCAGGCGCTGGAAGCGAAAATTGCTCAGGCGGCTCAGTGCCTGCAATCGCTTCATTCCTGTCCGAAAATGCTTGACTCTGCCCTTTAG
- a CDS encoding NAD(P)H-dependent oxidoreductase, whose translation MKIMVLNGNPKKDSLSRHLADIYEVEAREGAEIRRFNLGQMAFNPSLDCGYDSEQPLEPCLVEFQDALTWADHLVIVAPIWWGGVPAKLKGLLDRAFLPGFAFRYASGSPEPVPLLAGKTARLILTMDAPDTFLAEQAAPVLAQLDRYTLQFSGIAPAEVDLFGSVIMADEAQLQLWGETVRSHGAACR comes from the coding sequence ATGAAAATTATGGTACTTAACGGTAACCCGAAAAAAGACAGCCTAAGCCGTCACTTGGCCGATATTTATGAGGTGGAAGCCAGAGAAGGGGCCGAGATTCGACGTTTTAATCTGGGTCAGATGGCCTTCAACCCCAGCCTGGATTGCGGATATGACTCGGAGCAACCGCTGGAACCTTGTTTGGTTGAGTTTCAGGACGCGTTAACCTGGGCCGATCATCTGGTGATTGTCGCCCCGATCTGGTGGGGTGGCGTGCCAGCGAAGCTAAAGGGACTGCTTGACCGGGCTTTTCTGCCGGGATTTGCTTTTCGTTATGCGTCGGGCTCACCGGAGCCGGTCCCGCTGCTGGCCGGCAAAACCGCACGCCTGATCCTGACCATGGACGCGCCGGATACTTTCCTGGCGGAACAAGCGGCCCCTGTGCTGGCGCAATTGGATCGTTATACGCTGCAATTTAGCGGGATCGCACCGGCTGAGGTCGATCTGTTTGGCTCCGTGATTATGGCGGATGAGGCACAACTTCAGCTGTGGGGAGAGACGGTCAGGTCCCACGGGGCTGCCTGCCGATAA
- a CDS encoding S66 family peptidase, translating to MTWTNIRYPRPLAPGATIAVTAFSAGVPEACHPRLEIVLAHLRAQGFQVIEGGCLRENIKHVSAPKEVRARELMQFLCDDRIDALMPPWGGDFAMDLLPLLDFEQLAAVKPKWLIGFSDISTLQMALTTRLGWATAHTANLMQLHPEEREPLTRSVFDCLNQATGEDVAQQSSTTYQVAGESFADNPDAVLSLTASTCWQVLGDANTAKVEGRLIGGCLDTLCHLAATPYFDLASFRRASSNDGVLLYFENAEMPPTVYLRTLLGLKYQGMFEGLNGIIIGRNAVSKAEGQGITSDEALCQALADLPVPVIFDADIGHLPPNLTMINGAFAELSVADGQATLKQMLC from the coding sequence ATGACATGGACGAATATTCGTTATCCCCGGCCGCTGGCGCCGGGTGCCACTATTGCCGTGACCGCTTTCTCCGCAGGCGTCCCCGAGGCGTGCCACCCGCGGCTGGAGATTGTACTCGCTCATTTGAGAGCGCAGGGTTTTCAGGTGATTGAAGGGGGCTGCCTGCGGGAGAACATCAAGCATGTCAGCGCCCCGAAGGAAGTCCGGGCCCGGGAGCTGATGCAATTTCTCTGTGACGACCGCATCGATGCTCTGATGCCGCCCTGGGGCGGAGATTTTGCCATGGATCTGTTGCCGTTACTGGACTTTGAACAATTAGCCGCGGTGAAGCCCAAATGGCTGATTGGCTTTTCCGATATCAGTACCTTGCAGATGGCCCTGACGACCCGATTGGGCTGGGCCACTGCACATACGGCCAACCTGATGCAACTGCATCCTGAAGAGCGCGAGCCCCTGACCCGAAGCGTATTTGACTGCCTGAACCAAGCTACCGGGGAGGATGTTGCCCAGCAGTCTTCGACAACGTACCAGGTTGCCGGGGAGTCGTTTGCCGACAACCCGGATGCGGTGCTCTCTCTGACGGCATCCACGTGCTGGCAGGTCTTGGGCGATGCCAATACGGCAAAGGTTGAGGGCCGCTTGATTGGCGGATGCCTGGATACCTTGTGTCATCTGGCCGCAACGCCTTATTTCGACCTTGCATCCTTCCGCCGTGCATCAAGTAACGATGGGGTGCTGTTGTACTTTGAAAATGCGGAAATGCCGCCGACCGTGTATTTACGCACTTTACTGGGGCTGAAATATCAGGGCATGTTTGAAGGGCTGAACGGGATCATCATCGGCCGAAATGCCGTGTCGAAGGCAGAAGGGCAAGGCATCACCAGTGATGAGGCTCTGTGTCAGGCATTGGCTGATTTACCGGTTCCTGTGATTTTTGATGCAGATATTGGCCATTTACCCCCGAACCTCACCATGATCAATGGTGCCTTTGCAGAACTGTCCGTGGCAGACGGTCAAGCGACGCTGAAACAAATGCTTTGCTGA
- a CDS encoding SDR family oxidoreductase: MKQEKVALITGASRGIGAETAKLLASKGYAVCVNYRTDHDAAEKVADEIRAMGGRCITAQADVSQADDVEALFARVDQELGTLTVLVNNAAILQSQCRLDEMTAERVNHILSVNVTSCFLCCKAAVLRMSTRHGGQGGTIVNVSSGAARSGSPNEYIDYAASKGAMDTLTKGLSLEVAAEGIRVNGVRPGLIYTEMHASGGEPGRVDRLKSKIPMQRGGEAHEIAEAIYWLASEKSSFSTGSFIDLAGGL; the protein is encoded by the coding sequence ATGAAACAGGAAAAAGTGGCGCTGATCACCGGCGCCAGCCGCGGGATCGGCGCAGAAACGGCCAAGTTGCTTGCCAGCAAAGGCTATGCGGTTTGTGTGAACTACCGAACCGATCATGATGCAGCTGAAAAGGTTGCTGATGAGATCCGCGCGATGGGCGGCCGGTGTATCACGGCCCAAGCCGATGTCTCGCAGGCGGATGACGTTGAAGCGTTGTTTGCCCGGGTCGACCAGGAACTGGGCACCTTGACGGTACTGGTCAACAATGCCGCGATATTGCAGTCCCAATGCCGACTGGATGAAATGACCGCTGAGCGCGTGAACCATATCCTGAGCGTGAATGTGACCAGTTGTTTCCTGTGCTGCAAAGCGGCGGTGCTGCGGATGTCGACTCGGCACGGGGGGCAGGGCGGCACCATTGTCAATGTGTCTTCCGGTGCTGCACGGAGCGGCTCTCCGAATGAATATATCGATTATGCAGCTTCGAAAGGGGCGATGGATACCCTGACCAAGGGGCTGTCGCTGGAAGTGGCTGCCGAAGGGATCCGGGTCAATGGCGTGCGTCCAGGGCTGATCTATACCGAGATGCATGCTTCCGGTGGCGAGCCGGGACGAGTGGATCGACTGAAATCGAAGATCCCGATGCAGCGGGGCGGCGAAGCCCATGAAATTGCCGAGGCGATCTACTGGCTCGCCTCTGAGAAATCGTCGTTTTCGACCGGATCCTTTATCGATCTCGCCGGCGGGTTGTAA
- a CDS encoding AbrB family transcriptional regulator: MELLKSALVALVGAGVGVLSGIPLGELFGAALAVIVARQTFGLTTQLPGWILTTVQLILGVSVGAVVKFDALLMTMTWPAMIGLALCLIVQMAINYWWLHAKEGWSPFESMLGAVPGAMAAILMVSETHAKPSPKIVFAHSIRLITLVAVAAVISWWLPMNSVEHSAQPAVFWPALGAVLAVSLLIGKLVERLGFPAPYMVAALLCAAVSNTLFPDWVLLVPEMLLLAATAMLGALIGSRLAQTTLREAIRYARAGFIVTVYGLLVTVVFAWSWSHFIGISPVVLLLSWVPGSVEAMTAVALLLGLEPVFVMVNHILRLLILHALPVVLKTQLARVADQS; the protein is encoded by the coding sequence ATGGAACTGTTGAAAAGTGCGCTGGTGGCCCTGGTTGGTGCCGGGGTTGGGGTGTTGAGCGGCATTCCGCTTGGCGAGCTGTTCGGTGCCGCCTTGGCCGTGATCGTAGCCAGGCAAACATTTGGCCTCACCACTCAGTTACCCGGCTGGATATTAACCACTGTTCAGCTGATTCTGGGAGTGAGCGTCGGGGCCGTGGTGAAGTTTGATGCCTTGCTGATGACTATGACCTGGCCGGCGATGATTGGGCTTGCGCTGTGCCTCATCGTTCAAATGGCGATCAACTATTGGTGGCTGCATGCCAAAGAAGGGTGGAGTCCGTTTGAATCGATGCTGGGGGCCGTGCCGGGTGCGATGGCTGCCATCCTGATGGTCAGTGAAACCCATGCCAAGCCCTCGCCGAAAATCGTCTTTGCTCACTCAATTCGCCTGATCACCCTGGTGGCCGTTGCTGCGGTGATCTCCTGGTGGCTGCCGATGAACTCGGTCGAACATTCGGCTCAGCCGGCGGTATTCTGGCCGGCTCTGGGGGCTGTGCTGGCGGTCAGCCTCTTGATTGGCAAGCTGGTGGAACGGCTTGGGTTTCCGGCACCCTATATGGTGGCTGCATTGCTTTGCGCTGCCGTGTCAAACACCCTGTTTCCGGATTGGGTATTGCTCGTGCCGGAGATGCTCCTGCTGGCAGCGACAGCCATGCTGGGGGCGTTGATCGGGAGCCGCCTGGCGCAAACCACACTTCGTGAGGCCATTCGTTACGCCAGAGCTGGCTTTATTGTCACGGTTTATGGTTTGCTGGTTACGGTTGTTTTTGCCTGGTCGTGGTCGCACTTCATCGGGATCAGCCCTGTGGTGTTGTTGCTGTCGTGGGTACCGGGCAGTGTCGAAGCCATGACTGCTGTGGCGTTGTTATTGGGACTGGAGCCGGTCTTTGTGATGGTTAATCATATTCTCAGACTACTGATCCTCCACGCGCTGCCGGTAGTGCTGAAAACCCAGTTGGCACGCGTGGCGGATCAGTCCTGA
- a CDS encoding LysE family translocator, whose protein sequence is MEILGFALLGLLIVMSPGADFVLVLKNSIGAGRKAGLWTALGISLAISVHISYSVLGISYLISQNEALFTAIRYAGSAYLIYLGLKGILTANNTLDTRADETTQVAGLRYLSQGFLCNVLNPKTMLFFLSIFSQVISPDDHSHLTAVGYGLYMMLLHGLWFALVALLFTSAPLQSRLKKVKKRFDQVCGAGLMTFGALLAAD, encoded by the coding sequence ATGGAAATACTTGGATTTGCACTGCTGGGCTTACTCATTGTGATGAGCCCGGGTGCTGATTTCGTCTTGGTTCTGAAAAACAGTATTGGGGCAGGAAGAAAAGCCGGGCTATGGACTGCGCTGGGGATCAGCCTGGCGATCAGTGTCCATATCAGTTACTCCGTCTTGGGGATTAGTTACCTCATCTCACAAAATGAGGCCTTATTTACGGCGATCCGCTATGCCGGTTCAGCTTACCTGATCTATTTAGGCCTGAAAGGAATCCTGACTGCCAACAACACGCTGGATACCCGGGCCGATGAAACAACCCAGGTCGCAGGACTGCGCTATCTGTCCCAGGGCTTTCTATGTAATGTGCTCAACCCGAAAACCATGCTGTTTTTTCTTAGTATCTTCAGCCAGGTGATTTCACCGGACGATCACAGCCACCTGACCGCAGTGGGTTACGGGCTCTATATGATGCTGCTGCATGGCTTGTGGTTTGCGCTGGTCGCGCTGCTGTTCACCTCGGCGCCGTTGCAATCACGACTGAAAAAAGTCAAAAAGCGTTTCGATCAGGTATGCGGTGCCGGCCTCATGACCTTCGGGGCCCTGCTGGCCGCTGACTAA
- a CDS encoding LysR substrate-binding domain-containing protein — protein sequence MRHLKAFYIFHVAAGAASFTEAAQRLSITHGAVSKQIKLLEAYLSQSLFERQGRHVVLTAAGKQLYRYTEQAFKALESGVSALAQSNERCLEVSCEPTLTMRWLMTRLSDFYQQHPGTDIRLSTAGGPVTLGSNGLSLAIRRDDFALRPDYLSQPLVEEWVGPVCSAQYWQQMQSTPQQVKLLHSQTRPQAWAEWSAKSGSDLIQHQSQQSFAHFYFSLQAAVDGLGMAIGSYPLVMDDLLRGNLIAPYGFVRSGHRYVLISLYEEPRIALEQQFSIWIQQQLAACIPDVCREK from the coding sequence ATGAGGCACCTGAAAGCATTTTATATTTTCCATGTCGCTGCGGGGGCGGCCAGCTTTACCGAAGCTGCCCAGCGGTTGTCGATCACCCATGGCGCGGTGAGCAAGCAAATCAAACTGCTGGAAGCGTATTTGTCGCAATCATTATTCGAGCGACAGGGGAGGCATGTGGTGCTTACCGCAGCCGGGAAACAGTTGTATCGGTATACCGAGCAGGCGTTTAAGGCGCTGGAGTCCGGGGTTAGTGCGCTCGCACAAAGCAATGAGCGGTGTCTGGAAGTCTCCTGTGAGCCGACGTTAACTATGCGTTGGCTGATGACCCGGTTGTCGGATTTTTATCAGCAACATCCCGGCACGGACATCCGTTTGTCGACGGCGGGGGGCCCGGTCACCCTGGGGTCGAACGGGCTCTCTTTAGCGATCCGCCGGGATGATTTTGCGCTGCGGCCCGATTATCTCAGCCAACCGTTGGTCGAAGAATGGGTTGGGCCGGTGTGCTCTGCACAATACTGGCAGCAGATGCAATCGACGCCGCAACAGGTCAAGCTGCTCCATAGTCAGACCCGGCCCCAGGCTTGGGCGGAATGGTCCGCCAAATCCGGTAGCGATTTGATCCAGCACCAGTCCCAGCAGTCATTCGCTCATTTTTACTTTTCATTACAGGCCGCAGTTGATGGCTTGGGGATGGCGATTGGCTCTTATCCGCTGGTGATGGACGATTTGCTGCGGGGGAATCTGATTGCGCCGTATGGCTTTGTTCGCTCGGGCCATCGCTATGTGTTGATCAGCTTGTATGAAGAGCCACGCATTGCCCTGGAGCAGCAGTTTTCCATTTGGATCCAGCAACAGCTTGCTGCTTGTATCCCTGATGTATGCCGGGAAAAATAA
- a CDS encoding ParB/Srx family N-terminal domain-containing protein, with product MPSLRDFLRLFLLCFATYLLQLPANAEDEEESPYAGLASGDVVTVALDQLLPTQAVLSYDWQYARLNRYQNDPKLVFDDLCRANGAKSVKDWSKKSKPTKPDSYTCIDKTGQHEDALSTVVVGPEDGLLYLTSGHHQLSTFWDMPNGGTSVPVMVKVTHNLIDSGDDFWAEMNQDHELWLYNFRGKKIAPDDLPEYLGKKQLKHDKYLSLVLFLNGISYKKPEDAIPFFEYHWAKEIRKHMKVSEYDLNIPDEYAAALTEAATVIVDLDEDAQVAKSKLSAKAMGQLNQVDSKALAALIDTEDSDFNQAQAYRQYLKEKSTPKRLLEKEKAAEKEKAEALTEAVEEPSPAQDDKL from the coding sequence ATGCCAAGTCTTCGTGACTTTTTACGACTTTTCCTACTCTGCTTCGCCACATACCTGTTACAACTTCCGGCCAATGCCGAGGATGAAGAGGAAAGCCCATATGCCGGTTTAGCATCGGGGGACGTGGTCACTGTGGCATTAGACCAACTGCTGCCAACACAAGCAGTGCTCAGCTATGACTGGCAATATGCCAGGCTCAATCGATATCAAAACGATCCAAAACTGGTCTTCGACGATTTATGCCGTGCTAACGGCGCCAAAAGTGTCAAAGACTGGTCCAAGAAATCCAAGCCGACCAAACCCGACTCCTACACTTGCATTGACAAAACAGGCCAGCATGAGGATGCACTCAGCACTGTGGTCGTCGGACCGGAAGACGGGCTACTTTATCTCACCTCGGGGCATCACCAACTGTCCACGTTCTGGGATATGCCCAACGGCGGTACCAGCGTCCCGGTCATGGTGAAAGTGACCCATAACCTGATCGACTCCGGCGATGACTTCTGGGCTGAAATGAATCAGGACCATGAGCTGTGGCTGTATAATTTCCGGGGCAAGAAGATTGCTCCGGATGATCTGCCCGAGTATCTGGGGAAAAAACAGCTCAAGCATGATAAATACTTGTCTTTGGTGTTGTTTCTCAACGGGATCAGTTACAAAAAACCTGAAGATGCCATCCCATTTTTTGAATACCACTGGGCGAAGGAAATCCGCAAGCACATGAAAGTGAGCGAGTATGACCTGAACATCCCGGATGAATATGCCGCAGCCCTGACAGAAGCAGCAACCGTAATAGTTGACCTTGATGAGGACGCACAAGTTGCGAAATCTAAATTATCGGCCAAGGCCATGGGTCAGCTCAATCAGGTCGATAGTAAAGCGCTCGCGGCACTCATTGACACCGAAGACTCTGATTTTAACCAGGCCCAGGCCTACCGCCAGTACCTGAAAGAAAAATCGACCCCGAAACGCCTGCTGGAAAAAGAAAAAGCTGCTGAGAAGGAAAAAGCCGAGGCTTTAACTGAGGCTGTCGAGGAGCCGAGCCCGGCACAAGACGACAAGCTATAA
- a CDS encoding DUF3334 family protein — protein MKKTKTITTDDILLKLCQSISTVLSTATDSQIGYSAMVQKINKTSLKPDIGCFVLFDGGFTGLVVNNFSQQAALELYQNYMLKMGIPEDDLAIHHSSDEVADVLGELMNQVVGDFTSKIRRELRISIMQNQPKMLALNKQILLSVDTNLDRPQARRVSFTTAKGNIFYLELAMDKTEFIQLEDFEQHEDLDPDSIIESTKKAQAEKETASASAEVDLDLLDELGL, from the coding sequence ATGAAAAAAACCAAAACCATTACGACTGACGACATTCTGCTGAAACTGTGTCAGTCCATTTCAACGGTCTTATCGACGGCAACTGATAGCCAGATCGGCTACTCGGCCATGGTTCAGAAGATCAACAAAACCAGCCTCAAGCCGGATATCGGCTGCTTCGTTCTGTTTGACGGCGGCTTTACCGGCCTGGTGGTCAATAACTTCTCTCAACAGGCAGCGCTGGAACTGTACCAGAACTACATGCTGAAGATGGGCATCCCTGAAGATGACCTGGCGATTCACCACTCCTCTGATGAGGTGGCCGATGTCCTCGGCGAACTGATGAACCAGGTCGTCGGTGATTTCACCAGCAAAATCCGTCGTGAGCTACGGATCTCCATTATGCAAAACCAGCCGAAGATGCTGGCCCTGAACAAACAAATTTTGCTGTCGGTCGATACCAACCTGGATCGCCCGCAAGCACGCCGGGTGAGCTTCACCACCGCGAAAGGCAATATTTTCTACTTAGAACTGGCGATGGATAAAACTGAGTTTATCCAGCTGGAAGATTTCGAGCAGCACGAAGATCTCGATCCGGACAGCATTATCGAGAGTACAAAAAAAGCACAGGCTGAAAAAGAAACCGCATCAGCCTCAGCTGAAGTCGATTTAGACCTGTTGGATGAACTTGGCCTGTAA
- a CDS encoding glutathione S-transferase N-terminal domain-containing protein: protein MQVIRWILGRLILLFNAVFSPKPMKREAAQQQQIDAEVRRIQLYQFEACPFCVKVRRAAKRLNLPLETRDAKQTSWEQELINGGGKRKVPCLRIEQDNGEIEWMYESADIINYLEKRFA, encoded by the coding sequence ATGCAAGTTATCCGCTGGATCCTCGGACGCCTGATTCTTCTCTTCAACGCTGTTTTTTCTCCTAAGCCGATGAAGCGCGAGGCCGCTCAGCAACAACAGATTGATGCCGAAGTGCGCCGAATTCAACTCTATCAATTTGAAGCTTGCCCATTTTGCGTCAAAGTTCGTCGTGCAGCGAAGCGCCTGAACCTGCCGCTGGAAACCCGGGATGCCAAGCAAACATCCTGGGAGCAGGAGCTGATCAACGGCGGCGGCAAACGCAAAGTCCCTTGTCTGCGTATAGAGCAAGACAACGGCGAAATCGAATGGATGTATGAGTCTGCTGATATCATCAACTATCTGGAAAAACGCTTCGCTTAA
- a CDS encoding response regulator, with amino-acid sequence MSRILSGQPSVSLFFAENGKEGLACLAAQPIDVMFLDLTMPVMDGFEVLSELSATAHQTKIIILSADVQRQAMERCIALGAHQFVPKPFDPHHLISVLKPLGITLAAAQEPPSTLMSHDEYCYIQAFKEVANVALGRGAAIISDHFGDFIKMPLPNVACLTPGELEMTIDDIRQQTELVAIAQRFIGGGIHGEALVCLRGKDVEQFGARLGFSQVDEHKNEIVIDIANLMVSSFLGALSEQINIPFSVRQPILLEDYMIWTDGECVSTELFTVEYTYRAESMDLECEVLFMMDDSSTKVIKKVMDTLH; translated from the coding sequence ATGTCGAGGATTTTATCCGGACAACCATCAGTCTCTTTGTTCTTTGCTGAAAATGGTAAAGAGGGTTTGGCGTGTCTTGCGGCCCAGCCGATCGACGTTATGTTCCTTGATTTGACGATGCCGGTTATGGATGGCTTTGAGGTTCTCAGCGAGCTCTCGGCGACCGCGCATCAGACTAAGATCATCATCTTGTCGGCGGATGTCCAGCGGCAGGCCATGGAGCGTTGTATCGCCCTGGGCGCGCACCAGTTTGTGCCAAAACCCTTTGATCCCCATCATCTCATTTCAGTACTGAAGCCTTTGGGGATCACCCTGGCCGCCGCCCAGGAGCCGCCCTCGACCCTTATGAGTCATGATGAATATTGCTATATTCAGGCTTTCAAAGAGGTCGCGAATGTGGCGCTCGGTAGGGGGGCGGCTATTATCTCGGATCATTTCGGCGACTTCATCAAGATGCCGTTGCCAAATGTGGCCTGTCTTACGCCGGGTGAATTGGAAATGACAATTGATGATATCCGGCAGCAAACTGAGCTGGTTGCGATCGCACAGCGATTTATCGGCGGCGGGATCCATGGTGAGGCCTTGGTCTGCCTGCGCGGGAAGGATGTGGAGCAATTCGGTGCCCGGTTGGGGTTTAGTCAGGTGGATGAGCATAAGAACGAAATCGTGATTGATATTGCCAACCTGATGGTGTCGTCATTCCTGGGCGCTTTGTCGGAGCAAATCAATATTCCATTTTCGGTGCGCCAGCCTATTTTACTGGAAGATTATATGATCTGGACCGATGGCGAATGTGTTTCAACCGAGCTGTTTACGGTGGAATATACCTATCGGGCGGAATCGATGGATCTGGAGTGCGAGGTGCTGTTTATGATGGATGACAGCTCGACTAAAGTGATCAAAAAAGTAATGGATACCTTACATTGA
- a CDS encoding sensor domain-containing diguanylate cyclase: protein MNQVTLSDFHLTMQVLDNIDAGVVILDKDHQVWAWNSFMQAYSGITSDRIIGKNLFEVMADLPVAWLKQKIDSTFKLRMRSFSCWEDRPSIFHFRNFSPVTGGASLMYQNMTLTPLKSLNGEFSHICLTITDVSDIAKSKTHLRESNEQLTHLSMTDRLTQLYNRGHWEACLAEEFERCRTANMPSTLVMFDIDHFKKVNDTFGHVAGDGVIRTVASMLRRTKRQSDIAGRYGGEEFGVILPGTSAELGLYFTERLRTRIEAASVAVDVRSINVTISLGICEWAPWMQGYEHWLELSDRALYHSKQNGRNQTTVFSKELGDGRTRHQQKLCS from the coding sequence TTGAATCAAGTAACGCTTTCAGACTTTCACCTGACGATGCAGGTTCTCGATAATATTGATGCCGGGGTGGTGATTCTTGATAAAGATCACCAGGTGTGGGCGTGGAATTCGTTCATGCAGGCGTATAGTGGCATTACTTCGGATCGGATCATTGGCAAGAACCTGTTTGAGGTGATGGCGGATCTTCCGGTTGCCTGGTTGAAGCAAAAAATTGACTCGACGTTTAAGCTCAGAATGCGTTCTTTCAGTTGCTGGGAAGATCGGCCCAGCATCTTCCATTTTAGAAATTTCAGCCCGGTGACCGGTGGCGCGTCTCTGATGTATCAGAACATGACCCTGACGCCACTCAAATCTCTCAACGGGGAATTCAGCCATATTTGCCTGACGATTACCGATGTGTCGGATATTGCGAAAAGCAAAACCCATTTACGAGAGTCCAATGAGCAACTGACCCATTTGAGTATGACCGACAGGTTGACTCAGCTCTATAACCGGGGGCACTGGGAGGCTTGCCTGGCTGAAGAGTTCGAACGTTGCCGGACAGCGAATATGCCGTCAACACTGGTGATGTTTGATATTGACCACTTCAAAAAGGTCAATGATACCTTTGGTCATGTTGCTGGTGACGGGGTGATCCGCACCGTCGCCAGTATGTTGAGGCGAACCAAGCGTCAGAGCGATATTGCCGGGCGGTACGGCGGTGAAGAGTTTGGGGTCATTTTGCCGGGAACCTCGGCAGAGTTGGGGCTGTATTTTACCGAGCGGCTCAGAACACGTATTGAAGCGGCCTCCGTCGCGGTGGATGTGCGCAGTATTAATGTCACGATCAGTCTGGGGATCTGTGAATGGGCCCCTTGGATGCAAGGGTACGAGCATTGGCTCGAGTTGTCGGATCGTGCTTTGTACCATTCCAAACAAAATGGCCGCAACCAGACGACCGTTTTTTCAAAAGAACTGGGAGACGGGCGAACCCGGCATCAGCAGAAGCTTTGTAGCTGA